DNA sequence from the Leptospira limi genome:
GAAACTGCCAAATCAATGGTTTCTTTGTTAGTTGCAGGTGTATTGGCCTTTTTTGGAATTTTTGCCATCCTTGCAATTATCTTTAATAGTATCAAAAAACCTGTGTTGATCTTATTATCGATCCCTCTCGGATTTGTGGGTGTTGTATTTGGATTTTTGATTTCTGGAAAGGCTCTCAGTTTTCTTGCGATGATTGGTATCATCGGTCTTGCGGGTGTGATTGTTAACGCCTCGATTGTCTTAGTGGATACGATTGAAGAATTCCAATCCAAAGGAGAGGGACTTTTGGAATCTCTCATTACAGCATCATCGGAACGTTTTAGGCCCATCCTTGTAACAACGATGACAACCATGGCAGGGATGATTCCGACAGCGTATGCGATTGGAGGTTCAGACCCACTCCTCATCCCGATGACATTGTCACTGGCTTGGGGATTAGGGTTTGGAACATTTGGCTCCTTGATCTTTATCCCAGCTAGTTTTTCTGCGTATTACAAATTAAAAAAACGAGCATAAGCGGACTGATTCGATTTCTATAGATCGATTACTCTAAAAAAGAAAAGATAAAGAGCGATGACAGTAATTGTGATCGCCCTTTCTTTTTTAGTAGTGATTGAGAACATCTTCGGCAAATCCAAGAACGTTTTCTAGTTTGATTTTTTTTCCATCATCCAATACTACTGTTCCATTAAATTTTCCAAAGACTTGGTGTTGCACCGATTTAATGACCACAAAGTTCATATATGAATTACGATCCACTATGGGTTGGAAATCCAGATCCAAACGGTTGTTATTGGATACAAATTTCCAAGGTGCCATATAATCTTTCGTATTGATGATAAATTTTACTTCATCCAATTTGTGAATTTTACCATCATACAAAATGACATTTTCGGAAGCAGGAGTTCTGTCTGAAAAACCATACCCTAAATTGAGTCCAAACGGTTTTCCATCAATCCAAGCTGAAACGGAACTCCAGTACCAACGATTTTTGTATGTCCAAACACCTCTCCCCCAATCCAAAGCACCAAAATCTGTTTTGGAATCAAATGTGAGAGTCTGGTTTCCAACGACTACATTACCTGTCGCTGGCATACAATTGATTTTGGTATTATAATAGAATGCCTTTCTGTTTTCCTTCCAAGAGGTGGCAATATTCATTGTATCCATTTTTGGTTCTGTTAGTTCAATTTTTCCTTGGATCCCACGGGAGCCGTCAGGTGCTACAAAATCTTTGGATTCAAATTCTAAGGTTCGTTTGCCATGAATCGTTTCAAAACGTAAGGATAGTTTTTTGTCTTCGAAAGAAACAACTCCACTATCATTCACTCTTGGGAATCCAGTTTTGCCAAGTGGCATTACCGATAAAGTATCAATTTGTTTGAAGATTCCTTTTTTAAAATCTAAATAACAAATGGCAAAAAGTCCCGCATAACCTAAGTCTGACGCTGTAAATGTTATGCCGTATTCTTTTGATGGAGAAAGCACCGAATAATAATCCCATTCCTTAATCCTAAGTTTTGAAGCGGCAATATTTTCTCTGTTATAAGTCCAATAGGGTGAACGTGCCCAACCTTCTTGTGTAATTGTTCCATCGGAGTTGAGCAGAGGAATTTGTTTTTTGATTTCAGACATGAACCGATTCAAAACCGATGATTTGATTCGACCAGAAGTTTTTTCAGAATTCCTAAGAGCGAATTGACAGAAAATGAATTCAATCGGAGAATCGGATTCGCTCATTCTCCACAAACAAGGAAAAACGAACCATGAACCAAACCATTCCAAAAGAACAAAAATTTGATTACGACGTGATTATAGTTGGTTCAGGCTTTGGTGGTTCTGTTTCTGCATATCGTCTTTCTCAAAAGGGATATAAAGTTTTGGTCATTGAATCCGGCAAACGTTGGAAGGCTGGAGATTTTCCAAAAACCAATTGGAGTTTACGAAAGTATTTGTGGATGCCAAAACTTGGATTTTATGGAATCCAAAGGATCAACCTACTGAATGATTTTTTACTTGTGAGTGGATCAGGAGTAGGTGGTGGATCACTTGTCTATGCTTGTACTCTATATGTTCCTTCTAGTAAAGTTTTAAACTCACCATTGTATTCCAAAATGGGTGGAGAAAAAGCATTATTGCCCTTTTACGATGTTGCAAAACATATGTTAGGCGTAACTGAAAATCCTCAATTATGGGAACCTGACCATTTATTGTTGGAAACTGCTAAATCATTTGGAAAAGAAGATACCTTTCGTAGAACACCTGTTGGAATTTATTTTGGTAACAAAAATGATCCTAAGGATCCATTTTTTGATGGTGATGGTCCAGATCGTGATCCTTGTAATTATTGTGGTGGGTGCATGGTTGGTTGCCGCCATAATGCTAAAAACACACTCGATAAAAACTATTTGTATTTAGCTGAGAAGTTAGGTGCTGTTATTTTACCTGAAACCAAAGTTACCTCTCTTATCCCACTCAATGCAAAAGGAATTCCTGATCCAGAAGCTAGTGGAGAATTTGGATATGAATTAGAAACAAACAGTACAACAGGTTGGTTTGGTTATCCAAAACGAAAATTTCGATCCGAACAAGTTGTTCTGTCTGCAGGTGTGATGGGAACTGTTGGTTTACTTCTCAAAATGCAACAGGAAAACAAAATGATTCGTTTGTCTGAGAAGTTAGGTGATACTGTCCGAACCAATAGTGAAACAGTTTTACCAGTGACAGTCCCATCCAGTAATCATGCAGATTATTCGCGAGGGATTGCCATCACTTCTTCTGTCCACCCTGATGAAAATACACATATTGAACCTGTTAGGTATTCGAAAGGCTCCGATTTTTTTGGTGTCCTTGCCAGTGTGATGACTGATGGTGGAGGGAAGTTTCCGCGACCACTGAAGTTTTTTTGGACAATGTTACGCCATCCAATTTACTTTCTCAAAGCTCACAATCCATTTGGATTTGCAAAAAATTCAATCATCTTACTTGTCATGCAAACTGTGGACAATAGCGTACGACTTGTTCGCAAACGTCGTTTTATTTGGCCTTTCCAGAGGACCATCACATCCGCTCTTTCCACTGGAGAACCAACCCCAACTTACATTCCGATCGCCAATGCCTTCACTCGCAAATTGGCTGAGATTGTTGGCGGGATTCCACGAAGTTCACTCAACGAAACATTATTGTCTGCTCCGGTTACAGGACACATCATGGGTGGGTGTATCGTGGCAGAAACCCCCGAAAAAGGTGTGATTGATTTGGAAAACAAAGTGTTTGGTTATGACAACCTACGTGTTTGCGATGCATCCATGTTGACTGTGAACTTAGGTGTGAACCCAAGTTTAACCATCACAGCATTGTCCGAAAGAGCAATGAGCCTCATCCCACCAAAGGAAACATCCGTTCCCTATTTAAAATTTGAAGTGAAACGCGGATTTGATAAAATCATTAGTTTCAAACCGACTAAACGTCTGGTTAAAAAATCGACAAGAGTTAAGTAACTTTTATCGTTACAAGAATGAGTGTCATTGATGTTGCAAAGTCAGGTACAATAGAAGATTGGGATTTACTTCTAAAAGAAGGAGCCGATCCCAATGAACTGGATTCTTATGGAACTAACGCTCTCACTTGGATGTTAAAAGTTGACAATGTGGATTTGTTCCAACATGCGATCACAAAGGGAGCAGACCCCAATTCGCCTTACCGAACTCCTGGCAATGTGATCTTTGATGTGGTCAGCCAAAACCGCACACAATTTTTAAATGCACTGATCACTACTTCACCAATATGGAAAAACTCACCTAACCTTCTCACACGAGACAGAGAAGGGAATACTATTTTTCATATCGCTGTTTTGGAATCCATGGAAACTCTTTGGGAGTCCATCCATCCGTGGATCACTGAGGAAGTGATCTCATTACGGAATGAAGCCGGTCGTTCTATTTTTTTAGAAGCAGTGGTAGAGAATCGATTTGAGATTGTCTTGTATCTGTTAAAAACCTTTCCCCAAGTGAAAGACCATCTTGATCAAGAAGGGAAAAATGCACTGCATTTAGCCTCAGAAAGGAATCTGGATGAAGTTTGTGCCATCCTTTTAGAAGATGATAGTCTCAATTTAGAAACAAAGGATCAATTTGGAAACACAGCTTTGTTTTTATCTGCTTCTTGTGATGGGGTGGAGTCTTTGAAGGAACTTCTTTATGCGGGAGCAAATCCATTTGTATGGGGTGAAAATGAGGAATCGATTACTAGGTTACTTGACAGAGAAAAATTTGGGCATTGTCTCAAAACATGGAAAGACTTTGTGATCCAAAAGGCCATCTTAGGAGATTCTTATCCCCTAAGAGAGAAAATGATCCAATACATCAAAGTAGAAAAACCCTTTAAACCAGAAGAGCTCGCCAAAGCAAAGTTAGTGGATTTAATTTAAATTGAATGAATTCAAATTAAATTAAATTAAATTAAATTTACATCAACCTATCATTTTTGAGGAGTGGAATCATCTCCATAAAATTTCGGACCATAATTTCCTTCTCGGTCTGTATGGTTTCGCTCCATTCTAGGACGTTCAAATGTAAAATGTTGTTCGATATTGGTTTTAAAAGGTGCATTCTCTGGTGAAGCACCATACTGTTTGAGTTCCGTAATTTTTAAGACAGTCCTTGGGTGTTTGCCAAGCCTTCCTTGGAATTGAAAAAACGATGCAACAGATGGATCAACTGTATGGTGGCCGTCTGGGTCTTGGAATGCTTTTTGGTTCACCCATCCTGGTTCTTCCCACATCACAAGTTTCTGGATTCTTTGTTTTACCATCAACCGCGCATCCACATAAACAGTTGTAGAACCTTCCATTTCATTTGAATTAGGTTGGCTCTGAGGATTCGGTTTTTGTGTTCCAGGTCCTATTTTAACAGATGTTAACTCTGTTTCGGAAAGATCTGCTGGAATCACAAGAATTGATTCCTTTGGGTCAAAGGTTGGAAACACGTCCCAAGGATCTGAAATATAATTGAATAAAAAATTCCCAGCATTGAGTTTTACCGTATAGCCACCGTAAGCTGAAGTTGGGTTTCCACCATCAGCCCCCATATTTCCTTTTGCGACGTACAGGATAGGATGATTTTTTACGGAATTGATATTTCGAAAGTCTGTATCGAGTAAAATATGATCGTGTCCTGTGAGTAAAATGCGTTTTGCTTTTCCCTCTTTCGAAATGAGTAGTGCATACGATTCCAAGTCCCCTTGGTGGATGTTTCCAAATTGAGTAGGTCCTTCATTCCAATCATACCAAATCCAATAGGAAATTACTATATCCCCATTTCCAACTTCGTACCAATAATTCAAATCATCTCGAAATCCAGGTAAAGCTTCCGATTGTGTTCCAGACACTGTCGATTGTGCATAACGAGCATGATAATACAAATGGGTTGGATTTTCGATTGGTATAAAATCTGGAAAATCTACGTAGTTCCAAGTGGATTGCCCTTTGGTTTTCCTGCGGATATCCTTTTCTGGTAATGGGTATTCTTTTTTAGCAAAGAACTTGGAATACTTTTCGATGTTAGACGGAAGGTATTTCTTATCTTTATGGAAAACAAGGATGGGAGAAAATTTTTTAGCAATCTCTTCTTGGATTCTGTTTGGGATTTTGTTCTCTTGCGACAGAAATCGAAATTCTTTTGTGATGTTAGGACCTGATTTTGCTATGTTTGCGGGTGAATACCAAAATGGATTATGGCCAGGTGTAAATTTACCATGCACTCTTTCGATTCCAATGATTCGGATTGCGAAATGTGTCCAAGCTTTCGGCAAAGTGAAACTAGTTTTTCCAGTGGTTACATTCGATTTGATTTTTCCAATTTCAAGTTTATTCTCTAAGATAGGAACATAACATTCTTTAGCTGTTGTGTCTGGACAACGATAGAATTGGAATGATAACGAAATGGTTTCTCCTATTAACTCTTGCGGAATTGATGTTAGTCTGATTGAAAATGTAACTTCATTCGGAAGTTTCAAATCTGGATTTTTTTCGGGAGTTGAGTTACATTGAAAGAGTGTAAAGAATAAGAATACGGGTAGAATTAGGTTTTTATAATGCATGGTTCGTTTCAAATCGGATAGAGGAATAAAAAAACCCCTGGAACCAGGGGTTTTTGAAGATTAAGAGAGAAAGGATTACTCAGCGTCTTTTTTTTCTTTTTTCTCTTTTTTGGCTTTCTTAGCTTTTTTAGCCTTTTTCTCGCCATTTTTGTTATTCTTTTTTTCTTTTTTCTCACCGTCTTTATTGTTCATTTTGTCTTTCTTAGGTTTAACGGTTTCAGAAGCCTCGTCTGATTGCATAGTAGGCTCTTCGTCTGCCACTGCTTGAGCAAACAAACCAAAACTGCTGAAAGAGAAAAGAGTGAGAATCACAAGAAATTTTTTCATTTTTTACCTCGTATCGAATGTGCGACCAATTAGATACTAATTCGATGATTATACAAGATTAAATTTTAAATCTGCACGGAATTATTTTCCGACACAGAATTTGCTAAAAATTCGCCCTAGAATTTCCTCATTTTCAACGACACCATTTACTTGACCAATTTCTAACAATGCCCGATTGATTTCTTGGATATAAATTTCAGCAGGAGCATTGTTTTCCATGAGTTGGATGGATTCGGATAAACAAGATTCAATTTTTTGAATGTGATACCTTTGGCGGTCTTCTAACAAAACTAAATCTTCCGTATTCTCCTGAGAGGTAAGTTTTAATTTTAATAAATTCAGTAATTCGGAAATTCCTTGTTTTGTTTTGCAGGAAATTTCTGAAATGGTTAGGTTGTATTCTTTTTGGATGTTTTCTAAATTTTTTAAATCCCAGGTTGGATGTTTTGCATCAACTTTATTGGCTACAAGAATTGATTCAAATAAACGATCTTTATGTTTATTTAGAAACGAATCGATCTCGAAAGGAACTGAAGTATCGATCAAAAGTAATTTCACATTAGCACTGTCTGCTTCACGTTTACTTCTTTCGATTCCCATTTGTTCGATGTTATCAGTAGTTTCTCTGATCCCAGCAGTATCAACTAAACGTATTGGGATTCCATCCAAACTCAATTCTTCTGCGATATAATCTCTAGTTGTGCCAGGTACATCTGATATAATGGATCTATCTTTTCCGATGAGTAAATTCATGAGGCTCGACTTACCAGTATT
Encoded proteins:
- a CDS encoding DUF2804 domain-containing protein is translated as MSESDSPIEFIFCQFALRNSEKTSGRIKSSVLNRFMSEIKKQIPLLNSDGTITQEGWARSPYWTYNRENIAASKLRIKEWDYYSVLSPSKEYGITFTASDLGYAGLFAICYLDFKKGIFKQIDTLSVMPLGKTGFPRVNDSGVVSFEDKKLSLRFETIHGKRTLEFESKDFVAPDGSRGIQGKIELTEPKMDTMNIATSWKENRKAFYYNTKINCMPATGNVVVGNQTLTFDSKTDFGALDWGRGVWTYKNRWYWSSVSAWIDGKPFGLNLGYGFSDRTPASENVILYDGKIHKLDEVKFIINTKDYMAPWKFVSNNNRLDLDFQPIVDRNSYMNFVVIKSVQHQVFGKFNGTVVLDDGKKIKLENVLGFAEDVLNHY
- a CDS encoding GMC oxidoreductase; its protein translation is MNQTIPKEQKFDYDVIIVGSGFGGSVSAYRLSQKGYKVLVIESGKRWKAGDFPKTNWSLRKYLWMPKLGFYGIQRINLLNDFLLVSGSGVGGGSLVYACTLYVPSSKVLNSPLYSKMGGEKALLPFYDVAKHMLGVTENPQLWEPDHLLLETAKSFGKEDTFRRTPVGIYFGNKNDPKDPFFDGDGPDRDPCNYCGGCMVGCRHNAKNTLDKNYLYLAEKLGAVILPETKVTSLIPLNAKGIPDPEASGEFGYELETNSTTGWFGYPKRKFRSEQVVLSAGVMGTVGLLLKMQQENKMIRLSEKLGDTVRTNSETVLPVTVPSSNHADYSRGIAITSSVHPDENTHIEPVRYSKGSDFFGVLASVMTDGGGKFPRPLKFFWTMLRHPIYFLKAHNPFGFAKNSIILLVMQTVDNSVRLVRKRRFIWPFQRTITSALSTGEPTPTYIPIANAFTRKLAEIVGGIPRSSLNETLLSAPVTGHIMGGCIVAETPEKGVIDLENKVFGYDNLRVCDASMLTVNLGVNPSLTITALSERAMSLIPPKETSVPYLKFEVKRGFDKIISFKPTKRLVKKSTRVK
- a CDS encoding ankyrin repeat domain-containing protein, translated to MSVIDVAKSGTIEDWDLLLKEGADPNELDSYGTNALTWMLKVDNVDLFQHAITKGADPNSPYRTPGNVIFDVVSQNRTQFLNALITTSPIWKNSPNLLTRDREGNTIFHIAVLESMETLWESIHPWITEEVISLRNEAGRSIFLEAVVENRFEIVLYLLKTFPQVKDHLDQEGKNALHLASERNLDEVCAILLEDDSLNLETKDQFGNTALFLSASCDGVESLKELLYAGANPFVWGENEESITRLLDREKFGHCLKTWKDFVIQKAILGDSYPLREKMIQYIKVEKPFKPEELAKAKLVDLI
- the mnmE gene encoding tRNA uridine-5-carboxymethylaminomethyl(34) synthesis GTPase MnmE is translated as MIDTIAALSTAQGPGAIGILRVSGSLVLPISLSVLEKNGTALTETFLQNQKRTAIFCDFVENGNPLDQIVFFYFPAPNSYTGEDLAEFHLHGNPILLKRALHVLFDKGARPASKGEFTKRAYLNGKINLSGAEAISRLIEARSKYELELAQKNVFGEITKLSSKIRSDLISLKAECEAEIDFSTEDLTFESLEQRKNRMVDLKNLCSKLIKNSERAESLILQSTVVLFGEPNTGKSSLMNLLIGKDRSIISDVPGTTRDYIAEELSLDGIPIRLVDTAGIRETTDNIEQMGIERSKREADSANVKLLLIDTSVPFEIDSFLNKHKDRLFESILVANKVDAKHPTWDLKNLENIQKEYNLTISEISCKTKQGISELLNLLKLKLTSQENTEDLVLLEDRQRYHIQKIESCLSESIQLMENNAPAEIYIQEINRALLEIGQVNGVVENEEILGRIFSKFCVGK